A single Lolium perenne isolate Kyuss_39 chromosome 6, Kyuss_2.0, whole genome shotgun sequence DNA region contains:
- the LOC127306548 gene encoding cell division cycle 20.2, cofactor of APC complex, protein MDAGSHSISSEKNSAAVHRPPLQEAGSRPYMPSLSTTSRNPSAKCYGDRFIPDRSAMDMDLAHYLLTETKKDKENAAALAASPSKEAYRRLLAEKLLNNRTRILAFRNKPPEAENVFAADAVSSHQPKPAKQRRYIPQSAERTLDAPDLVDDYYLNLMDWGSSNVLSIALGDTMYLWDASSGSTSELVTVEEDNGPITSVSWAPDGRHLAIGLNSSDIQLWDTSSNRLLRTLKGVHESRVGSLAWNNNILTTGGMDGRIVNNDVRIRDHAVQTYQGHSQEVCGLKWSGSGQQLASGGNDNLLHIWDVSMASSMPSAGRNQWLHRLEDHTAAVKALAWCPFQSNLLATGGGGSDRCIKFWNTHTGACLNSVDTGSQVCSLLWNKNERELLSSHGFTQNQLTLWKYPSMVKMAELTGHTSRVLFMAQSPDGCTVASAAADETLRFWNVFGAPEAAKPAPKASHTGMFNSFNHIR, encoded by the exons ATGGATGCAGGCTCCCACTCGATCTCTTCCGAGAAGAACAGCGCCGCCGTGCACCGCCCGCCGCTCCAGGAGGCCGGATCCCGCCCCTACATGCCGTCGCTGAGCACCACCTCGCGCAACCCGTCGGCCAAGTGCTAC GGAGACAGGTTCATCCCGGACCGGTCAGCGATGGACATGGACCTGGCGCACTACCTGCTCACGGAGACCAAGAAGGACAAGGAGAACGCGGCGGCCCTGGCGGCTTCCCCGTCCAAGGAGGCCTACCGGAGGCTCCTCGCGGAGAAGCTGCTCAACAACCGCACGCGGATCCTCGCCTTCAGGAACAAGCCGCCGGAGGCCGAGAACGTCTTTGCTGCCGACGCGGTTTCTTCTCACCAGCCCAAGCCGGCCAAGCAGAGGCGCTATATTCCCCAG TCTGCCGAGAGGACTCTGGATGCGCCGGACCTCGTCGACGACTACTACCTCAACCTCATGGACTGGGGGAGCAGCAACGTGCTGTCCATTGCGCTGGGCGACACCATGTACCTGTGGGATGCCTCCAGTGGATCCACATCTGAGCTTGTGACAGTCGAGGAGGACAACGGTCCCATCACCAGCGTCAGCTGGGCTCCCGATGGCCGCCATCTTGCTATTGGGCTCAACTCGTCTGACATCCAGCTCTGGGACACCAGCTCCAACCGCCTG CTGAGAACACTGAAAGGTGTGCATGAGTCAAGGGTCGGTTCGCTGGCATGGAACAACAACATCCTGACGACTGGCGGCATGGATGGTAGGATCGTGAACAACGACGTGAGGATCAGGGACCATGCCGTGCAGACGTACCAGGGGCACAGCCAGGAGGTGTGCGGGCTCAAGTGGTCTGGGTCTGGGCAGCAGCTGGCGAGCGGAGGCAACGACAACCTTCTGCACATCTGGGATGTGTCCATGGCGTCCTCCATGCCATCTGCGGGCCGCAACCAGTGGCTGCACAGGCTCGAGGACCACACGGCCGCCGTGAAGGCGCTCGCATGGTGCCCATTCCAGAGCAACCTGCTGGCAACCGGCGGTGGCGGTAGCGATCGCTGCATCAAGTTCTGGAATACGCACACCGGTGCATGCCTCAACTCTGTTGATACCGGGTCACAGGTGTGCTCTCTTCTGTGGAACAAGAATGAGCGGGAGCTGCTGAGTTCGCACGGATTCACGCAGAACCAGCTGACATTGTGGAAGTACCCTTCCATGGTCAAGATGGCTGAACTCACTGGCCACACCTCCCGTGTCCTTTTCATGGCACAG AGCCCTGATGGTTGCACCGTGGCATCAGCTGCTGCGGACGAGACTCTCCGCTTCTGGAACGTCTTCGGCGCTCCTGAAGCAGCGAAGCCTGCACCCAAGGCTTCCCACACTGGGATGTTCAACAGCTTCAACCATATCCGATAA
- the LOC127306551 gene encoding transcription factor EAT1-like: MIAEGGYFDGSEDAILMAGSLIHDSLESICDNTEIEQGNFHGASFIEDVCNPTNLTSEPAQTINHIQQRAGLAMQQNLHGHMIQEETQVETSNWVPSIFSIPNHILSHQSMEQQMNDCDAASYPNGAHTAAPDLLNLLQIPRYSMTPAFPSTKCIFGDPGQDAGNHLDIQNEVLGGGIHDIGMMLSDSTLPLHYNGNQPQLFKDLYHSIPQSYGLFPSDDERDGTMEVVGGAGNIFQEMDGRQFGSQLLGRKSKKGGFGKGKTNFATERERREQINVKYGALRLLLPSPTKNDRASIVGDAIEYINELNRTLKELKSLVEEDTKYRIKRLKLDDTTPDDGDSSSLQPVRDDQENQLNGATRSSWIQRRSKECHVDVRIVGNEINIKFTEKKKTNSLLCAAKVLDEFRLELIHVGGGVIGDQRIFMFNTKIPESSSVYASALAMKLLRAVEMEHLAADIFS; this comes from the exons ATGATTGCTGAGGGAGGCTATTTTGATGGTTCCGAAGATGCTATTCTCATGGCAGGATCACTGATTCACGATTCCCTGGAGTCAATCTGTGACAATACAGAGATTGAACAGGGAAACTTTCATGGCGCCTCCTTCATAGAAGATGTCTGCAATCCAACTAATCTTACCTCTGAGCCTGCACAAACAATCAACCATATCCAACAACGAGCTGGACTTGCCATGCAACAGAACCTTCATGGCCACATGATACAAGAAGAGACACAGGTAGAAACCTCAAACTGGGTTCCTTCAATCTTCAGTATCCCAAATCACATCCTCAGTCACCAGTCAATGGAACAACAAATGAATGACTGTGATGCTGCATCATATCCAAATGGTGCACACACAGCTGCGCCGGATCTCCTAAATCTTCTACAGATCCCAAGGTACAGCATGACTCCTGCATTCCCTTCGACAAAATGTATCTTCGGTGATCCAGGGCAGGATGCTGGCAACCATTTGGACATCCAGAATGAGGTTCTGGGAGGAGGAATTCATGACATTGGGATGATGCTCAGTGATTCAACTCTACCGTTGCACTATAATGGTAATCAACCTCAGCTATTCAAGGATCTCTATCATTCAATTCCGCAAAGTTATGGGCTGTTTCCCAGTGATGATGAGAGAGATGGAACGATGGAGGTAGTAGGGGGTGCAGGAAATATTTTCCAAGAGATGGACGGGAGGCAGTTTGGTAGTCAATTACTGGGAAGAAAAAGTAAGAAAGGTGGCTTTGGCAAAGGAAAAACTAACTTCGCAACTGaaagagagaggagggagcagatAAATGTAAAATATGGGGCTTTAAGATTACTGCTCCCAAGCCCTACTAAG AATGACAGAGCCTCCATAGTTGGAGATGCCATTGAATACATCAATGAGCTCAACAGAACGCTGAAGGAACTAAAGAGCTTGGTGGAAGAGGATACAAAATATAGGATAAAGAGGCTTAAGTTGGATGACACAACACCTGATGATGGAGATAGCTCGTCGCTGCAGCCAGTGAGAGACGATCAAGAGAATCAGCTGAATGGGGCTACAAGGAGCTCCTGGATACAGAGGAGGTCAAAGGAATGCCATGTTGATGTCCGCATAGTTGGTAATGAAATCAACATCAAGTTCACTGAGAAGAAGAAGACTAACTCTTTGCTTTGTGCTGCAAAGGTTCTAGATGAGTTTCGTCTTGAACTCATCCATGTTGGTGGGGGGGTTATTGGAGATCAACGTATATTCATGTTCAACACAAAG ATACCTGAGAGCTCCTCAGTCTATGCAAGTGCATTGGCTATGAAGCTCCTTCGAGCTGTGGAGATGGAGCACCTCGCTGCTGATATCTTCAGTTAG